From the genome of Sulfurovum sp. NBC37-1, one region includes:
- the rpsL gene encoding 30S ribosomal protein S12 yields the protein MPTINQLIRKERKKQVKKSKSPALVKCPQRRGVCTRVYTTTPKKPNSALRKVAKVRLTSGFEVISYIGGEGHNLQEHSIVLVRGGRIKDLPGVKYHIVRGALDASGVTGRTVARSKYGTKKPK from the coding sequence TTGCCTACAATTAACCAATTGATTCGTAAAGAACGTAAGAAGCAAGTGAAAAAATCAAAATCACCTGCGCTCGTAAAATGTCCTCAGAGAAGAGGCGTATGTACAAGAGTTTACACAACAACTCCAAAGAAACCTAACTCAGCACTTAGAAAAGTTGCCAAAGTTAGATTGACTTCAGGATTTGAAGTGATCTCTTATATCGGTGGTGAGGGTCACAACCTTCAGGAACACTCTATCGTACTTGTACGTGGAGGTAGAATTAAAGATTTACCTGGTGTAAAGTATCACATTGTTCGTGGTGCACTCGATGCTTCAGGTGTAACTGGAAGAACAGTTGCAAGATCTAAGTACGGTACTAAAAAACCTAAATAA